Proteins co-encoded in one Maylandia zebra isolate NMK-2024a linkage group LG16, Mzebra_GT3a, whole genome shotgun sequence genomic window:
- the LOC101486932 gene encoding olfactory receptor 2M3-like, translating into MNDKFNVTYITFGGHVELNKYRFLYFAIMFTAYTLILCSNSTILCLIWIKKNLHEPMYIFIAGLLLNSVMFSTNIYPELLIDFLSDKQITTHSLCSFQAFIYYSLTGSEFFLLAAMAYDRYVSICKPLQYTTIMKKTTIIVLLGLAWLLPACQLVPSVVMSQSYKICSFTLNGIFCNNAISKLYCDTSRTTYIIYGVFILLNTVFLPLLFILFTYTKIFIICYRSCREVRKKAAQTCLPHLLVLVSFSGLCSYDIIVARLEMNLPKVARFILTLQVVLYHPLFNPIVYGLKMKEISKHLTKLFCEGKLNIWQSSC; encoded by the coding sequence ATGAATGATAAATTTAATGTGACATATATAACTTTTGGTGGGCATGTTGAATTGAACAAATACAGATTTCTGTATTTTGCCATCATGTTTACAGCATATACTCTAATACTTTGCAGCAATTCAACTATATTGTGTCTCATATGGATCAAGAAAAACCTGCATGAGcctatgtatatttttattgcagGGTTGTTACTGAACTCAGTTATGTTTAGCACTAATATCTACCCAGAACTTTTGATTGACTTTTTATCAGACAAGCAGATCACAACTCATTCACTATGCAGCTTTcaagcatttatttattattctctAACAGGATCAGAGTTCTTTCTATTAGCAGCTATGGCATATGACAGGTATGTGTCTATATGCAAACCCCTGCAATATACAACCatcatgaaaaaaacaactatcaTAGTTTTACTAGGGTTAGCTTGGCTTCTGCCTGCTTGTCAGCTTGTGCCATCAGTTGTAATGAGTCAGAGTTATAAAATTTGCAGTTTTACTTTGAATGGAATCTTTTGTAATAATGCAATTTCCAAGCTTTACTGTGACACCTCAAGAACAACATATATCATATATGGtgtgtttattttacttaaCACCGTATTTCTTCCTTTgctttttatactttttacttacacaaaaatatttataatatgCTATCGGAGCTGCAGGGAGGTCAGGAAAAAAGCTGCACAGACTTGTTTACCTCACCTGCTTGTATTAGTCAGCTTTTCAGGTTTGTGTTCATATGATATAATTGTAGCTCGACTAGAAATGAATTTGCCAAAAGTTGCACGTTTTATATTGACCTTACAAGTAGTTTTATATCATCCTCTTTTTAATCCAATTGTTtatggactgaaaatgaaagaaatctctAAACACCTCACGAAATTGTTCTGTGAAGGAAAACTCAACATCTGGCAAAGCTCATGTTGA